Proteins from a genomic interval of Brachybacterium vulturis:
- a CDS encoding FtsK/SpoIIIE domain-containing protein, with protein MRIKLTLRRPEDRLTDLEVTADATASVADVANALYLADPLRSDVEAPAGLTLQVQDPGAGPGAKGVRSLDRGIDLIQAGLRSGSVVSIARSSTEYATRSESRGAAVALLRVLSGPEAGREFPLPSGSSVVGREGDLDIRIADPMLSKRHARINVGDSIEIVDLQSSNGVVLGGEQVQRAVIGPSDTVLIGQTTFSVIALHRLGGTAPSSPVVEFNRSPRVVPRFPYRPVKAPTPPKEPQPQFFPIFMMFAPILMGGFMFAMTRSPYSLMFVFMMPMMATAGYLNRKFQQKKMLEQQIENFEEGLASLKRRVTAAQDLERAVRLVETPSAADTVDAAFRLGRLLWTHRPEHNAFGTVRLGLGIAESRVGIEMPGENDAITKYYDMLDDMNEEYRLIAGVPVAAELRYAGNIGVAGGGDEADGVARGIVTQLFALHSPAEVAIAAITSRSSRELWQWLKWLPHTSSPHSPLPGDHLADTPGRGTSLLSRIEELIEQRAGDAPPQLRTPMTTELEAEPDVPPEPVTPNLVVIIEDDAPVDRARLVRLAERGPDVGVHVIWSASNVAALPAACRTYVSVEESVEGASAGHVRLGERFYPVTVETVSVEVASGVARHLSPVIDAGVPIDDDSDLPRSISYLKLGGMAMAEDPNYIIERWKENSSLTPRDGSKPQRRKHDANLRGLVGHNGQDAFHLDLRTNGPHALVGGTTGAGKSEFLQAWVLGMATAHSPDRVTFLFVDYKGGAAFADAVALPHTVGLVTDLSQHLVRRALTSLRAELHHREHLLNRKKAKDLVSLERTGDPEAPPSLIIIVDEFAALAKEIPEFVDGVVDVAARGRSLGLHLILATQRPAGVIKDNLRANTNLRIALRMADEADSKDILGDKMAAHFDPGIPGRGAAKTGPGRIATFQSGYAGGWTTDEPERARIDIVEKDFGTGEQWDIPAPPTTEVEDPGPHDISRVVSTVVAAAESAGVPAPRKPWLSELAEAYDLSRLPSRRTDEELLLGVMDVPEEQAQPTTSYFPDRDGNMAIYGTGGSGKSTTLRTLAISAASTVRGGPVHVYGLDFGASGLTMLEELPHVGTIVAGDDEERVIRLLRTLRQLIDERSKAFAKLRAGSVTEYRELAGTPDTPRILLLVDGMAAFREAYDYSSLSKWFTTFVQIATDGRQVGVHVIVTGDRPNAIPTSLGSSIQRRLIHRMASDDDYVSFGEPKDVLDGSSPPGRAIQDGHEVQVAVHGGDANVALQSREVAKLAEAMRRAGVPEAPEIKRLPERVELTSLRPTIGGMPVLGLADETLAELTFEPRGAFMVTGPMGSGRTTAMLTIATGLKAMEEPMRLVRFSSRRTPLTGLPVWDVEASDPETVRELAGQLRRTIESGTVGEGKLALFIDGVADFTGSGVENDLDKLIRASTREGQFVVGENESASWSQAYVLAQPFKAGRRGLLLQPSDMDGDSLLGTGLGRIRRADFPPGRGFLVHSGRALKLQVAQVTTG; from the coding sequence ATGCGCATCAAGCTCACGCTGCGCAGGCCCGAGGATCGACTGACCGATCTGGAGGTCACGGCCGATGCCACGGCGTCGGTCGCGGACGTCGCGAATGCGCTGTACCTGGCCGATCCGCTGCGCAGCGACGTCGAGGCGCCCGCAGGGCTGACCCTCCAGGTGCAGGACCCCGGCGCCGGCCCGGGCGCGAAGGGCGTGCGCTCGCTGGACCGCGGGATCGATCTGATCCAGGCCGGTCTGCGCTCCGGCAGCGTCGTCTCCATCGCCCGCTCCTCGACGGAGTACGCCACCCGTTCGGAGTCCCGCGGAGCGGCGGTCGCCCTGCTGCGGGTGCTCTCCGGGCCCGAGGCGGGCCGGGAGTTCCCGCTGCCGTCCGGCTCGAGCGTCGTGGGCCGCGAGGGAGATCTGGACATCCGGATCGCCGATCCGATGCTCTCCAAGCGCCATGCCCGCATCAACGTCGGGGACTCGATCGAGATCGTGGACCTGCAGTCCTCCAACGGCGTCGTGCTCGGCGGCGAGCAGGTGCAGCGCGCCGTGATCGGTCCCTCGGACACGGTGCTGATCGGCCAGACCACGTTCTCCGTGATCGCTCTGCACCGACTCGGCGGCACCGCTCCCAGCTCACCGGTGGTGGAGTTCAACCGCTCCCCGCGCGTGGTGCCCCGCTTCCCCTACCGGCCCGTGAAGGCACCCACCCCGCCCAAGGAGCCGCAGCCGCAGTTCTTCCCGATCTTCATGATGTTCGCCCCCATCCTCATGGGCGGCTTCATGTTCGCGATGACCCGCAGCCCGTACTCGCTGATGTTCGTGTTCATGATGCCGATGATGGCCACCGCCGGATACCTGAACCGCAAGTTCCAGCAGAAGAAGATGCTCGAGCAGCAGATCGAGAACTTCGAGGAGGGCCTGGCCTCGCTCAAGCGGCGGGTCACGGCCGCGCAGGATCTCGAGCGCGCGGTGCGCCTGGTGGAGACGCCGTCGGCGGCGGACACGGTCGACGCCGCGTTCCGACTGGGCCGGCTGCTGTGGACCCATCGACCCGAGCACAATGCCTTCGGCACCGTGCGGCTGGGCCTGGGCATCGCCGAGTCGCGGGTGGGCATCGAGATGCCGGGCGAGAACGACGCGATCACCAAGTACTACGACATGCTCGACGACATGAACGAGGAGTACAGGCTGATCGCCGGGGTGCCGGTGGCGGCGGAGCTCCGGTACGCCGGCAACATCGGGGTGGCCGGCGGCGGCGACGAGGCCGATGGAGTGGCCCGCGGCATCGTCACCCAGCTCTTCGCCCTCCACTCGCCGGCGGAGGTCGCGATCGCGGCGATCACCTCCCGCTCCAGCCGCGAGCTGTGGCAGTGGCTGAAGTGGCTCCCGCACACCTCGAGCCCTCACTCACCGCTGCCCGGTGACCACCTCGCCGACACCCCGGGGCGCGGCACCTCTCTCCTGTCCCGCATCGAGGAGCTCATCGAGCAGCGGGCCGGGGACGCCCCGCCGCAGCTGCGCACACCGATGACCACCGAGCTCGAGGCGGAGCCCGACGTCCCGCCGGAGCCGGTCACGCCGAACCTCGTGGTCATCATCGAGGACGACGCCCCGGTCGATCGCGCCCGACTGGTGCGCCTCGCCGAGCGCGGACCGGACGTCGGCGTCCACGTGATCTGGTCCGCGTCCAACGTCGCGGCGCTGCCGGCCGCCTGCCGCACCTACGTCTCCGTCGAGGAGTCGGTGGAGGGGGCGAGCGCCGGTCATGTGCGCCTGGGGGAGCGGTTCTACCCGGTCACGGTCGAGACCGTGTCCGTCGAGGTCGCTTCGGGCGTGGCCCGCCACCTGTCCCCGGTGATCGACGCCGGGGTCCCCATCGACGACGACTCCGATCTGCCCCGCTCGATCTCCTACCTCAAGCTCGGCGGCATGGCGATGGCCGAGGACCCGAACTACATCATCGAGCGGTGGAAGGAGAACAGCTCCCTCACCCCGCGGGACGGCTCGAAGCCGCAGCGGCGCAAGCACGATGCGAACCTGCGCGGGCTGGTCGGCCACAACGGTCAGGACGCCTTCCACCTCGACCTGCGCACCAACGGCCCTCACGCGCTGGTGGGCGGCACCACCGGTGCCGGCAAGTCCGAGTTCCTCCAGGCCTGGGTGCTGGGCATGGCCACGGCCCACAGCCCCGACCGGGTGACGTTCCTGTTCGTGGACTACAAGGGCGGCGCCGCCTTCGCCGATGCCGTCGCGCTGCCGCACACCGTCGGCCTGGTCACCGACCTCTCCCAGCATCTGGTGCGGCGCGCGCTCACCTCGCTGCGCGCCGAGCTGCACCACCGCGAGCATCTGCTGAACCGGAAGAAGGCGAAGGACCTGGTCTCTCTGGAGCGCACCGGTGACCCCGAGGCCCCGCCCAGCCTGATCATCATCGTCGACGAGTTCGCGGCGCTGGCCAAGGAGATCCCTGAGTTCGTCGACGGCGTCGTGGACGTCGCGGCGCGAGGCCGCTCCCTGGGACTGCACCTGATCCTCGCCACCCAGCGGCCCGCCGGCGTCATCAAGGACAACCTGCGCGCCAACACCAACCTCCGCATCGCGCTGCGCATGGCCGACGAGGCCGACTCCAAGGACATCCTGGGGGACAAGATGGCCGCCCACTTCGACCCCGGCATCCCGGGCCGCGGCGCCGCCAAGACCGGTCCCGGACGCATCGCCACCTTCCAGTCCGGGTACGCCGGCGGCTGGACCACGGACGAGCCCGAACGGGCCCGGATCGACATTGTCGAGAAGGACTTCGGCACCGGCGAGCAGTGGGACATCCCCGCCCCGCCCACCACGGAGGTCGAGGACCCCGGCCCCCACGACATCTCCCGCGTGGTCTCCACCGTCGTGGCGGCCGCGGAGAGCGCCGGGGTGCCCGCGCCGAGGAAGCCGTGGCTGTCCGAGCTGGCCGAGGCCTACGACCTCTCACGGCTGCCCAGCCGACGCACCGACGAGGAGCTGCTGCTGGGCGTGATGGACGTCCCCGAGGAGCAGGCCCAGCCGACGACCTCGTACTTCCCGGACCGGGACGGCAACATGGCCATCTACGGCACCGGTGGTTCCGGCAAGTCCACCACGCTGCGCACCCTGGCGATCTCGGCCGCCTCCACGGTCCGCGGCGGGCCCGTCCACGTCTACGGCCTCGACTTCGGCGCCTCCGGACTGACGATGCTCGAGGAGCTCCCGCACGTGGGCACGATCGTCGCCGGGGATGACGAGGAGCGGGTGATCCGCCTCCTGCGGACCCTGCGCCAGCTGATCGACGAGAGGTCGAAGGCGTTCGCGAAGCTCCGTGCCGGATCGGTGACCGAGTACCGCGAGCTGGCCGGGACGCCGGACACCCCCCGCATCCTGCTGCTGGTCGACGGCATGGCGGCGTTCCGCGAGGCCTACGACTACTCGAGCCTCTCGAAGTGGTTCACGACCTTCGTCCAGATCGCGACCGACGGGCGCCAGGTGGGCGTGCACGTGATCGTCACCGGCGACCGCCCCAACGCGATCCCGACCTCGCTGGGCTCCTCGATCCAGCGCCGCCTGATCCATCGCATGGCGAGCGACGACGACTACGTCTCCTTCGGCGAGCCCAAGGACGTCCTGGACGGCAGCTCCCCGCCCGGACGCGCCATCCAGGACGGCCACGAGGTGCAGGTCGCCGTGCACGGCGGCGATGCCAACGTCGCGCTCCAGTCCCGCGAGGTCGCCAAGCTCGCCGAGGCGATGCGCCGGGCCGGGGTGCCCGAGGCCCCGGAGATCAAGCGTCTGCCCGAGCGGGTGGAGCTGACGTCCCTGCGTCCGACCATCGGCGGCATGCCGGTGCTGGGCCTGGCCGACGAGACCCTGGCCGAGCTCACCTTCGAGCCGCGGGGTGCCTTCATGGTCACCGGACCGATGGGCTCGGGCCGCACCACCGCGATGCTCACCATCGCGACCGGCCTGAAGGCGATGGAGGAGCCGATGCGTCTGGTCCGCTTCTCCTCACGGCGCACGCCCTTGACGGGGCTGCCGGTCTGGGACGTCGAGGCATCGGACCCCGAGACGGTCCGCGAGCTCGCGGGGCAGCTGCGCCGGACCATCGAGTCCGGGACCGTGGGGGAGGGCAAGCTCGCCCTGTTCATCGACGGCGTCGCGGACTTCACCGGCAGCGGGGTCGAGAACGACCTGGACAAGCTGATCCGGGCGAGCACCCGCGAGGGCCAGTTCGTGGTCGGCGAGAACGAATCGGCCTCGTGGTCGCAGGCGTACGTGCTCGCCCAGCCCTTCAAGGCGGGCCGACGGGGTCTCCTGCTGCAGCCGAGCGACATGGACGGCGATTCCCTGCTCGGGACCGGGCTGGGGAGGATCCGTCGCGCGGACTTCCCCCCGGGGCGGGGATTCCTCGTGCACAGCGGCCGCGCGTTGAAACTGCAGGTCGCACAGGTCACGACCGGGTGA
- a CDS encoding WXG100 family type VII secretion target, with the protein MNATKGMNVEEVRRMSAQLHDAAEEITRIERELTSGLGDVDWTGPDADQFRGQWQSEMVPALQQIMNSVSELGDSADHHASEQESTSSH; encoded by the coding sequence GTGAACGCCACGAAGGGTATGAACGTCGAAGAGGTCCGGCGGATGTCGGCTCAGCTGCACGACGCGGCCGAGGAGATCACCAGGATCGAGCGGGAGCTGACCAGCGGCCTCGGGGATGTGGACTGGACCGGGCCGGATGCGGATCAGTTCCGTGGCCAGTGGCAGAGCGAGATGGTGCCTGCACTGCAGCAGATCATGAACTCGGTGAGCGAGCTGGGAGATTCGGCCGATCACCACGCGTCCGAGCAGGAGTCCACCTCGTCCCACTGA
- a CDS encoding YajQ family cyclic di-GMP-binding protein, whose translation MADSSFDIVSKLDRQEIDNAVNQAVKEVGQRYDFRNTGASLTLSGDEIVMTANAEERVLAVLDVLQSKLIRRGISLKALDVGEPAQSGKEMRLVAALKEGISTEDAKKISKLIRDEGPKAVKARIEGDELRVSSKSRDDLQSVIALLKGKDLDVALQFVNYR comes from the coding sequence GTGGCAGATTCATCGTTCGACATCGTCAGCAAGCTCGATCGTCAGGAGATCGACAACGCTGTCAACCAGGCAGTGAAGGAGGTCGGTCAGCGCTACGACTTCCGGAACACCGGAGCATCACTCACCCTCAGCGGGGACGAGATCGTGATGACGGCCAATGCGGAGGAGCGGGTGCTGGCCGTGCTCGACGTGCTGCAGTCCAAGCTCATCCGCCGGGGCATCTCGCTCAAGGCGCTCGACGTGGGCGAGCCCGCGCAGTCCGGCAAGGAGATGCGACTGGTGGCGGCGCTCAAGGAGGGCATCAGCACCGAGGACGCCAAGAAGATCTCGAAGCTGATCCGCGATGAGGGGCCCAAGGCCGTCAAGGCCCGGATCGAGGGCGACGAGCTGCGGGTCTCCTCCAAGAGCCGGGATGACCTGCAGTCCGTCATCGCCCTGCTCAAGGGCAAGGACCTCGACGTCGCGCTCCAGTTCGTCAACTACCGCTGA
- the rpmG gene encoding 50S ribosomal protein L33, producing the protein MASKSSDVRPKITMACVDCKARNYITKKNRRNTPDRLELSKFCPTCGKQTAHRETR; encoded by the coding sequence GTGGCGAGCAAGAGCTCTGACGTGCGTCCCAAGATCACCATGGCTTGTGTTGATTGCAAGGCGCGCAACTACATCACCAAGAAGAACCGCCGTAACACCCCGGATCGGCTCGAGCTCTCGAAGTTCTGCCCGACCTGCGGCAAGCAGACGGCGCACCGCGAGACCCGCTGA
- a CDS encoding FAS1-like dehydratase domain-containing protein — protein MTTTPDPAFAGRTYPAGTAHTVSAAKIAEFARATGATSPLHTDPDAARRAGHAGVLAPPTFLVSLAQATEAQYIEDPASGIDFTRVVHGEETFTLHRPVVAGDQLVPTLTVEAIRAAGGHTMVTTRVDLADAAGAEVAAVRSMIVVRGD, from the coding sequence ATGACCACCACCCCCGATCCCGCCTTCGCCGGGCGCACCTACCCGGCGGGGACCGCGCATACGGTCTCGGCCGCGAAGATCGCCGAGTTCGCGCGCGCCACCGGCGCGACCTCGCCGCTGCACACCGACCCTGACGCGGCACGCCGCGCCGGCCATGCCGGCGTCCTCGCCCCGCCCACCTTCCTGGTCTCCCTCGCGCAGGCCACCGAAGCCCAGTACATCGAGGACCCGGCCTCGGGGATCGACTTCACGCGGGTGGTCCACGGCGAGGAGACCTTCACCCTGCACCGCCCGGTGGTCGCCGGGGACCAGCTGGTCCCCACCCTCACCGTCGAGGCGATCCGCGCCGCCGGCGGCCACACGATGGTCACCACCCGCGTGGACCTCGCCGACGCGGCCGGCGCCGAGGTCGCCGCGGTGCGCAGCATGATCGTCGTCCGCGGCGACTGA
- a CDS encoding MaoC/PaaZ C-terminal domain-containing protein, translated as MTTTPAPADLTALTVGQELARTRHELTRDTLVRYAGASGDFNPIHYNDTVATEAGLPGVIAHGMLTMGTAITGLLDAIADPAAVRAYTTRFTHPIPVPATGSVTLEVVAVVGALDAEAGTARVDLTAEVDGTKVLGRARATLSLPDAA; from the coding sequence ATGACCACCACCCCCGCCCCCGCGGATCTGACCGCGCTGACCGTCGGCCAGGAGCTCGCCCGGACCCGCCACGAGCTCACCCGCGACACCCTGGTGCGGTACGCCGGTGCCTCCGGCGACTTCAACCCGATCCACTACAACGACACCGTCGCCACCGAGGCCGGACTGCCGGGCGTCATCGCCCACGGCATGCTCACCATGGGCACCGCGATCACCGGCCTGCTCGACGCCATCGCCGACCCCGCCGCGGTGCGTGCGTACACCACCCGGTTCACGCATCCGATCCCGGTGCCCGCCACCGGCTCGGTGACCCTCGAGGTCGTCGCCGTCGTCGGCGCGCTCGATGCGGAGGCCGGCACCGCCCGGGTGGACCTCACCGCCGAGGTCGACGGGACGAAGGTGCTCGGTCGTGCCCGCGCCACCCTCTCCCTCCCGGACGCCGCATGA
- a CDS encoding UDP-N-acetylmuramate dehydrogenase produces the protein MRFSDLTTLRIGGEIRNLVEARTADEVIEAVAAADAAGEPLLVLGGGSNLVASDEPFSGTVVLLRDPEDPPLLDATCEVGASGEPDGIPVDPAELTPLDPTCGGAIVEYFAGVNWDRAVRYAIAREMVGIEALSGIPGSVGATPIQNVGAYGQEVAATISRVRTWDREQNAVRTFFAADCAFAYRDSVFKRTRYRGAAPSATGRYVVLSVTFQHTLGHRSAPIRYAQLAAALGVEVGERAPMHEVREAVLAIRGSKGMVLDARDHDTWSAGSFFTNPILTAQEAALLPADAPRFPAGDDRVKTSAAWLISHAGIERGHAVGERAAVSTKHSLALTNRGGASSEDLVALAQDVQTRVQESFGIHLEPEPVRLGLAL, from the coding sequence ATGAGATTCTCCGACCTCACCACGCTGCGCATCGGTGGCGAGATCCGGAATCTCGTCGAGGCCCGCACCGCCGACGAGGTCATCGAGGCCGTCGCCGCGGCGGATGCCGCCGGTGAGCCGCTCCTGGTGCTCGGCGGCGGCTCGAACCTGGTCGCCTCCGATGAACCCTTCTCCGGGACCGTCGTGCTGCTGCGGGATCCCGAGGACCCGCCGCTGCTGGACGCCACCTGCGAGGTCGGCGCCTCCGGGGAGCCCGACGGCATCCCCGTCGACCCCGCCGAGCTCACCCCGCTGGACCCCACCTGCGGCGGTGCCATCGTCGAGTACTTCGCCGGGGTGAACTGGGATCGGGCGGTGCGCTATGCGATCGCCCGCGAGATGGTCGGGATCGAGGCGCTCTCGGGCATCCCCGGCTCCGTCGGCGCCACCCCCATCCAGAACGTCGGCGCCTACGGCCAGGAGGTCGCCGCCACCATCTCCCGCGTGCGCACCTGGGACCGGGAGCAGAACGCGGTGCGCACGTTCTTCGCCGCCGACTGCGCTTTCGCCTACCGCGACAGCGTCTTCAAGCGCACCCGCTACCGGGGAGCGGCGCCCTCGGCCACCGGACGCTACGTCGTGCTCTCGGTGACCTTCCAGCACACCCTCGGCCACCGCTCCGCCCCGATCCGCTACGCGCAGCTCGCCGCCGCTCTCGGCGTCGAGGTGGGGGAGCGGGCACCCATGCACGAGGTGCGCGAGGCGGTGCTGGCCATCCGCGGCTCCAAGGGCATGGTGCTGGATGCGCGCGATCACGACACCTGGAGCGCCGGCTCCTTCTTCACCAATCCGATCCTCACCGCGCAGGAGGCCGCGCTCCTGCCCGCGGACGCGCCCCGCTTCCCCGCCGGCGATGACCGGGTCAAGACCAGCGCCGCCTGGCTGATCAGCCACGCCGGCATCGAGCGAGGGCACGCGGTGGGGGAGCGGGCCGCGGTCTCCACCAAGCACTCGCTGGCGCTGACCAACCGCGGCGGAGCGAGCAGCGAGGATC